From the Paenibacillus sp. MMS20-IR301 genome, the window CCTTTGTCGAGCAGGCTGATCGCTGCCTGGCGTTCAGTCGCAGGGTCATACCAGGTGTTGGTCCAGACCACATCCACTTTGATGTCAGGGTTTACACTTTGTGCTCCCAGGGTAAAGGCGTTAAGGTTATAGATGACTTCGCTGATCGGGAAGGCTCCGACATAACCCAGGTGATTCTTGGTCGTCATTTTGCCTGCCGCAATTCCGGACAGGTAACTCGCCTGATAGTTTTTACCGAAATAAGTGCCCATGTTCTCAGCTGTTTTGTAACCGGAGGCATGCAGGAATTTAACATTAGGGAATTTGCCTGCTACGTTCAAAGTAAAGTCCATGTATCCGAAGCTTGTCGTGAACACAATGTCATGATTTTGGGCAAGCTCAGTGATAATACGTTCAGCATCGGCGCTTTCCGGTACGTTCTCTACGAAGTCCGCTTTGATGCCGAGCTGCTCTTCCATGTACAGGCGGCCCTGATCATGCTGATACGTATACCCGCCGTCACCCGGAGGGCCAATATAGACAAAAGCAACCTTCGGCTTCTCCGCCGCCGGCTCTGTTGTCGCTGCCGCATCGGTCGCTGCTGCCGTATTCGTTGCCGCCGGCGCCTCTGTTGCCGCCGCATTTGTGTTAGACGCCGTATTGTTGTTGCCGCACCCTGTCAGAACCACCGCTAACAGGAACATCGAGACCAAACTGAATTTAAATCCCTGACCCCTTTTTTTCATAATTCTCCTCCTCCAGGATATCTCTTTTAATAGCTAAGCCATTAATTTATATATACTATACTGAGACATGGCAGTTACGTAAATTTATATAACATAGCTTTGTGCCAATCCATAAGAAGTTTCAATGTTTTTGTGCTTTATGCACTAGGATAGCTTGAATTAAGCTTAAAATATGTGATATTCTCTAACACTCACTCGCGCTCCAGCATTTTACGGAACAGGAATACCAGCTTCAGCCTCATGAGGTCATCAATTTTGCGGAAATCCACATCCAGCAGCTCGCTGAGCTTCTCAATCCGGTACGTGGCAGTATTGCGGTGAATAAACAGCTTCTTCGCGGTTTCATTCACATGTCCGTCATTGTCCAGATAAACTTCCAGCGTATGGAGCATTTCCTTGACGTATTCCGGTTCCCGGCTAAGCAGGCCGCGCAGGCTGCCGTTACAGTACCTCTCCATCGTCTCTGACGGAATCCGGTTCAGCAGCAGACTCAGCTCCAGCTGGCGGTAGTGCACCACATTTCCGGGGGAGCCCCAATGCTGGGCCATTCCCATACATTCCTTAATCTCGGCAAAAGCTTCCTTCAGCCCTTCCGGCTTCGCCTTCACCCCGCTGATTGCCGCCCTCGGATAGTAACCTTTATCGAAATTCAGCTTGTGAAAGCATTCTGTAATCAGCTCCCGGAAGCGCTCCGGGGTATGAGGGCTCCCTGGATACAGCGACAGCAGTCCCTCATCCATCATGAGATGGATGGCCCCCAGCCCATGCAGCTCCGGATGCTCTATATATTCCTCTTTGAGGCGAAGCAGTTCCCCCTGCCTTGTCTCTCCTGCAGCAGCCACATCTGTCAGCAGGAGCTGAAACGGTGCCTGCAGCAGCGTAACCTCCAGCTTCCGGGCAGCCTGGGACAATTCATTGCTGGACATTCCGTCATTCAGGCAGCGGCGCAGCAGTGCGCTGAACTCCCGGTGTCCGGCCTGCTCGAAATAATCCTCAAATCCGGCATGAATATGATAAGAAACCAGTTCGGCTCCCTGAATGAACAGGCTCTCTTCCACCGGCAGAAGCAGGGAGTCAACTGCACAATACAGCAGATAGCCTGAGCATTTCCCGCCATGCAGCAGCGGAATCCGGTAACCGGTGCCCTGACCGGTCCGGAAGCGCTGATTACGGTGCTGCCAGGGCCAGCCCTCCAGAAGCTCCGCTTCGGAATGCCCTGAATTATTGAAGACCGCAGCTCCCCGGGCATTAATGACTGCCAGCTTATAGCCGATGATCTCTGATACTGACTCAAGCAGCGGACGGCTTCGCCCGCTGCGCAGGGCAAGACGCATCAGTTTGCGCTGCTTCTCCATAATGCTCTGCAGCATAGTCGTACTCCGCGACAGCTTCGCACGGAACAAGCCGTTCATCTGATCGGAGAAGGTAAACTGGAACGGCAGCTCAATCAGCGGGAAATTTAAAGTCTCCGCTTCGGCAATCAGCGTCTCCGGCACAGTCTCCCAGAAACGGCCCAGCTTAATGCCAAGCCCGGCAGACCCGCGGCGGTTCAGCGTGTGCAGAAGTGCCGAGGCATCCTCCAGACTGTCTTTGATCAAATAAGCTGTCGTCAGCAGCATTTCCCCTTCTTTGATCCAGTCCGAGATATCCGGGGCATCCATCACATTGATCGATTTGACAATCCTGTGCTTTCCCTTGGAGCCTGCAATAAGCTTGGCTTCGGATAAAGGATAAATGGACAACGCTTCTTCTACCGTAAGATGCATGACCACCCCTCCTTTGATAACTTCATTCTTTCAAACTCGAACCATATGTTACTTTATGTAACATTATAGATAAAATGACCCTTGTTGGGAAGATGTGATTGAAAAAAACACACCATATATGTCAGGTAATATCACGCTATTCACAGAATTTTAACGAATACACTCTCCACAGGAAAATAAACGATCAATGTCAATTATGTAAATCTTTAGCCGAAAGATTTGATATAATAAAAAAATGGAAAAAGCCCCGGTTCCCTGATTATAGGGAACGGAGCTTGCTGCATTCAGGCTTTTAGAAATTCGCAGAGTACGACAAGTTGAAATTGCTGATATTATAGCTCTTTCCATGCACTGTGCCGGAGCCGTTTCGGATGGCTGTACGCCGTGCGATAGGATCAGAACCTGTCACACCCTTCAATACCGAATACAACCGCTGATTATCCGGATAACGTCCCGTTTCTCCCGTCTGAAGCCACAGCCGTTCATTCGCGGCAATCTCAGCCACAATACTGCTTTCATTCTGGAAACTCCAGGACTGAACCGCATGGTCAAACAAAAAGGCAAGGCCCTGAGTGCTGATAATGCCAAATTTGGTTGCATACGATAAGGCTCTGTCAATGTAAGATTGCGCATGAGTTTTCTGAAGAGCCTGGTTTGCACTTTTCGCGCCCATATTCTCAAATAAACCCTTCCATTCCGTAACAACCTGGCCTCCGCTGGAAATACTGCCTCCCCATGCGATCTGCTCGGCTTTCGTTTTATTCAGGACAACATTTTTCAGCGTTGCAGCTTTGCTGGCACCGAACACACTATTAAACTCCGCTTCATTGTTGGTAATGTACTCTTTCAATAGAGGGGCCAGCGACCCTTGTCCGAAATTGAATTGAATGATGCCGAAGGAAATGCCCTGGTTGTCGAAATTGCCGGTTACTGTTGAATACCCCTTATCCCCTTCAAAAAAACCTGTATGTGTGAGCAGTCTGTCTCTCACCGTGTTTGTAATTGCCATCTCAATCTCTCCTTTTTCTTATGGAATACTATATAAAGTGAAAAAAGAGAGAAAGAAAACAACCTCTATCAAAAAATAAGGAGAGAATCCCATGATCAAAAGGAAACTGGCACCGTTTCTTATTCTTTTGCTGTGTGCGGCAGGTATTGCGGCCGTTCTGATCCGCTTTCAGGATGCTCCGGCGGCGGACGTGGTAACTGCAACTTCTGAGCCCGCCCCATCCGGCCAAATCCCTGATGTCTTGACCATCCACGACCAGAATGGCAATCCTATCAATTTGGATACCGGAGATATCCCTATGTACAAGCAATATCTGGAATCACAGGAGGACATCCTCACTGAAATCCGCCGGACCCAGCTTGAAACACTTAATCTGTCCGCACAGGAACGTTATCTCTTGCTGAAATACAATTGCGGGAACAAGCAATGCTCGACCATTCTGTTGAAGAATACGGATTCCAAGAGCACCAGCATCAGTTTAGCCAATGGGATCTATCAAGACTTCAAGCTTTCACCCGGGCAAGACCGGATATTATTGCGTTATGCGTATAATGAAGGCGACTCAGTAGTCCGCCATATTCTGATTGCTGTTGATCTGCCGTCGATGAAAATCCTCTCTTATGCCTCAGGTGAATTAGCCAAAGAATACATGTATGCACCAAAATGGCCCATTGTGAGCTACCGTTGGGATAACAATCAGCAGTTTCAAATTGAAACGCCGGATCTTGATTCCTCCGCGTTTGAAGCTCTGCAGGAATGGAATCATTCCGGCACACAAGCAACCAAAAGGGCCGAGGTCTCACTGAACCCCAACGACCGCCTGGATGCTTATACCGTGCCTCAATAAAGCTTGCACCTTATGCATGCCCCAACGAAAAGGAGCAATTGTATCAGATGCAGTAGAATCCTTTTCTGAACGGCCGAAATAGCCATTCAATTGTATTTCGTACAATAGTTTTCAGGCCAATTTAACCGTTATTTGTTGCATAAAATACAATAGAACCCTCCACACTCTAATTCTGCTGAAGCCCAAACTCTCAGGATCAACGATATAGGGAAAATCAGGGGAAAATCAGAGACTAATCAGGAACGCTACTCCCAAACCGCCTGCACCCATGACAGCAAAGAGAGGTCCTGCTCATGGCCGCCGATAACGGATAGCCCTAGCGGCAGTCCTTCAGGCCCGGCGACCGGCAGCGTAATCTGCGGCAGCCCCGCAAGGCCCGCGAGGCAGCAGAGCATCATAGCTCCGCTGCGGTTCCGCTCCAGCTGCGCTGGTTCCCCGCCGCGCCGCGGGGCCGGCCCGGGCACGGTCGGAATGACGAGGCAGCCGTCATTCCGCAGCAGACTGCGCAGGCGCTCTGCCAGTTCCCTGCGCATGGAGCCGGCGCGGCCATGATCCGCTCCGGCCAGACCGGCCGCCCAACTGAACCGGGCGGCAATGTCCGGCCCGAAGACCGGCCGCTCCCGCTCTATCCAAGTGCCATGGGTTGCCCAAATCTCGGCACCCTGAAGCTCACGGAAGACATCCATCCATGTCTTCAACCCCTCCGGCGCAATCTCCGTTTCAATCACCTGCAGTGAAGCGCCCGCCTGAAGCCGCTCCACACCCCGCTCCAGATAGGCGGCGCAGTCCTGTTCAACCAGCGCCCAGCATTCTGCCGGGATATACATTCTGGAGATTCCGGACTTCGGGTCACAAAGGTCCTGCCCCGTACCGCTGCTATTCCCGCCGGCATGCCCCTGTTCTCCGCTATAATCTCCAGGCCCGCTGCTGCCTCCGGCTATAGCCGCCGTGTTCCCAAGCAGAACCTTCCCGACCCTCAGCAGCCGCTCCGCACTGCCCGCAATCCAGCCGGCCGTATCAAAACCCGGAGCCAGCGGGATGACACCGTCCATCTCCACGGCCCCGTGTGTCGGCCGGAAGCCGTATACGCCGCAGTAAGCGGCCGGCACCCTGATGGAGCCCCCCGTATCCGTGCCCAAGGCGAAATCCACACTGCCGGAGGCTACCGCTACCGCTGAGCCGCTGGAAGAGCCGCCGGGAATCCGGCCTGCACCTTGCGGATTGACCGGAGTGCCATAATGATAGTTCTCCCCGCCCAGACTGTACATCAGCTCGTCGGTGTGGGCAGCCCCCCGGAGTGAAGCTCCGGCGGACAGCAGCTTATGAACCGCTGCGGCATGAACAGCCGCAGGCTCATGACTGCGCAGCCAGTCCGGGTTCCCGGCGGAGGAGCGGTGTCCCGCTACCGCAAATACATCTTTAACCGCAAAGCTTAAGCCGTCCAGTGTGCCCCGGCCGCAGGCGGGAACCCTAAGCTCCGGGGCTATGAACGCACCGTACTGGTTCTGAAGAGCCTCCATGTAATTCCCACCTTTCTTAATTCCGCTACCAGCCGATAGCCGCCCCGTCACAGCGCGGATCGGTACCGCCGCTCAGGTACCCGTTCCCGTCAACCGCGATGGCGTGGGCATGGCCCATGATGCCGTCATAACTGCCGGCCGTGCGGACCAGGTGTCCGGCAGCTGAAAGCCCGGCCAGCACATGGTCTGCCACCCGGTTCTCCACCCTCAGCTCCTGGGTAGGCTCACCCCAGGTTCTGCCCCAGACGAAGCGGGGCTCATTCACGGCTGTCTGCGGGTCCATGCCGTAATGCAGCATCCGCGTCAGCAGCAGAGTCTGGGTCTGCGGCTGACCCTCGCCGCCTTGTGTACCGTATAGGTACACGGGTTTGCCGTCCCGGCAGGCCATGGCCGGCATCAGGGTATGGAAAGAACGCTTATGCGGCTCCAGCGTATTAACATGCTGCGGATCAAGCGAGAAGAAGGAGCCTCTGTTCTGCAGCAGAATCCCCGTCTCTCCGGCCACAGCTCCCGAACCGAATTCGAAATACAGGCTCTGGATGAACGAGACCGCATTGCCTTCGCTGTCTACCACAGCAGCATAAGCCGTATCCCGTCCAACCGGCTCACTATCATAAGCCAGCGCCTGCCGGAGGGAGATGGATGCTGCAAGCTCAGCGGCATATCCCTTATCCAGCAGCCGCTCAAGCGGAATCCGGCTGAAGGCCGGATCGGTGAGCACCCGGTCCCGGTCCCGGAAGCTCAGCTTCAGCGCCTCCACCAGCAGATGATAATATTCATAAGAGCCATGCCCGATCTCAGCGAAGTTGTAACGCTCCAATATATTAAGCGCCATAAGCGCCGTGAACCCCTGCGAATTAGGCGGAACCTGATAGACTGTAAGACCGTGATAGTCTGCAGCGAGCGGCTCCTCCCAGTTCCCCTGGTGATCCGCGAAATCCTCCTTCGTGAGATAGCCGCCGGCCTTCCGCATATATTCACTGATCTCTTCCGCGATCTTCCCTTTATAAAAAGCGTCCCTGCCGCCCGCGGCCAGGGTCATCAGCGTCCTGCCGAGCTGCCGCTGCACAAACCTGCTGCCCGCTGCCGGAACCCGGCCCCCGGGCAGATAAATCGCCGCCGCTTCCGCAGACAGCGCGGCTCCGGCAAGCACGCTGCCCCCGTGCTGGTCCGGGGACAGCGGGAACCCCCCGGTGCAGTAGCCGATTGCCGGCTCCAGCACCTCGGCCAGCGTCAGCCGTCCATACTCGCGCTGGACGGCTTCCCAGCTGTCTGCCATTCCGGGTACCGTAATGGCACTGCGCACACCCCGCCGCGGGATAGCCGCCTCGCCGGCGTAACAATCCCGGCGGACGGCATAGCCGGACCGGCCGCTGCCGTTGTAAGCCCGGACGCGCCTGTCTGCGGCGCTGTAAGTGAGCCAGAAGGCATCGCCGCCCAGCCCGGTCATATGCGGGTAGACCACTGCCAGCGTTCCGCTGATTGCTACCGCCGCGTCGAAGGCATTGCCCCCGCGCTCAAGGATGCGCGCTCCGGCGGCAGAGGCCAGATAATGGGGGCTGACCACCATTGTTTTTGTGCCGATTACAGGCCCTCTCTTCAAGCGGATCATCTCCCTTCCAGGTCGTTTCAGTTAGTGTCATTTAACAGCAGCACCAAAACCAATGTCAACGCCTTCCGCCCAACTGCGAATTCCAGCCGTCATTTTTGTGAGCTGTGCACAAACTTTGCGTTACAGCGGAGCAATCGTCTCCCTTAACAACCGCCTGCTTGTCCAGCCGTGACCCGCGGCCAGCGCTTTTATTCCCCTCTTTAAACAGCTCAAGGGACCGGCAGATGCCATTTCCATCCGCAAGTCCCCGATTTTTTTTGCCGCCCGGATCTGTCATTTCAGAATATACTGCGACAGCACCGCCTGCACCTCATAAATATTGACGGATTTATTGAACGTTTTCTTCAGCGGAAGCGCCGCACCGGAGACATAAATGCACAGCTCGGCATCCAGATCGAAATGTCCGGCCGTTTCCACCGAGTAGTGTGTGATGCTCCGGTAAGGGATGGAATGGTATTCCGTCTTCTTGCCCGTTACCCCCTGCTTGTCAATGAGAATCAGCCGTTTGTCCGTAAAAATAAACATATCCCGGATCAGCTTATACGCGCGTTCAATCTTCTCCTGCGGGGCCAGAATCTGTGCATATTCCCGCTGGACATCGCTTAGCTGAACCTGAGTGGCATTGCCCAGAAGCCCGTTAAAAATCGTCATGTGCATCCCCATTTCAGTCATACATTTGGCAAAAAAAGCGCTCGGCCATAGTCCATACTACTTGCCGGTGAACAGGTTTATGCCTGGGCAGCCTGATTTGCCACTTGCTAATTTCCGCTATATTGGTTACACTGACTTTAAATTTATGCGAAGGAGGTGTAGGAGAATGGATCACAATGTGACTAATAGTGTTAGCAGCCGGCTGATTAATATCATGTCTGGCATCGTTCATGTAAATGCCGTCAACGGGAGAAGTCTGTCCATTTACACGAACTTAATAACACTACAACATTGTGAAATGCCTTTCTCGCCTACACTCGAGCGGATGCCATAAACCGGAGAGTTTTCAGGCCGCAGGGAATTTCCCTGTGGTCTTTTTGTTATGTATTTTTAAAGATTGCGGGGGATTTCCGGTGCGGCAGTGCGGGTAAGGCATTCCTATAAAAGGAGAATAACTATGATCATCTCATGCCAAAATGTCCAAAAATACCACGGTGCCCAGCTCGTTCTGGAGAACATCACCTTTGAAATCCGCCAAGGCGAAAAAATCGGCCTGATCGGCCGCAACGGCTGCGGCAAAACCACCCTTTTCCACCTTCTGAGCGGGGAAGAACGCCCCGATCAGGGACAAATCTCGATCCGCCGGGGCAGCGTTATCGGGCTGCTCGCGCAAATCCAGGAAGCCCATGACAGCGAGACCGTCTACGATGTCCTGCAGCGCAGCTTCGCAGAGCCGCTTGCCTGGCAGCGCCGCCTGCGGGAGCTGGAGCAGGAGATGTCTGCTCCCGGCGCAGAAGCCGACGAAGCCGGCTGGGGCAGCCTGCTCAAGGAATACGGTACACTGCAGGAGAAATTCGAAGCGGCCGGAGGCTATGAGATCGAATCCTCCATCCAGCGTGTAGCCGCCGGGCTCGGCATCGGAGCCCACCAGTATGACCGCCGGTTCGCAACCCTCTCCGGAGGGGAGAAAACCAAGATCGGTCTTGCCGAGCTGCTGCTGCGCCGTCCCGACATTCTGCTGCTGGATGAGCCGACCAACCATCTCGATATGGAGGCAATTGAATGGCTGGAGCAGTTCCTGCAGAGCTATGACGGTACGGTACTGGCTATCTCCCATGACCGTTATTTCCTGGATGCGGTCGTCAAGAAAGTGATTGAGATTGAAGACGGTGAAGCCTTCACCTTCCATGCGAACTACAGCGGCTATCAGATTGAGAAGGAAGCACGGCTCCTGCAGCAGTTCGCTGACTATCAGGAGCAGCAGAAGAAGATTAAGCAGATGCAGGAGAGCATCAAGCGGCTGATTGAATGGGGCAAATTGAATCCCCAGAACGTCTCCTTCCCCCGCCGCGCCGCCTCCATGCAAAAGGCGCTGGACCGGATGGTCAAGGTCAAACGTCCGGTGCTGGAGCGTAAATCCATGGATCTGCAGCTGCAGCAGGATGACCGGACGGGCAATCAGGTCGTGATTCTGGAACAAATCAGCAAAGCATACGGAGACCGTAAGCTGTTCTCCACAGCCAGCGATATCCTTAGATATGGAGAAACCACAGCACTGATAGGCGGCAATGGTGCAGGCAAAAGCACACTGCTGCGGATTATCCTTGGCCAGGAGACCCCGGACAGCGGCAGCTGCACCCTGGCTGCGAGAGCCGTTGTCGGCTATCTCGCCCAGGAAGCTGTGCCGGAGGAGAACGGGCAGTCGGTACTGCGTTATTTCCGTGAGGAGGCCGGACTTGAGGAGGGTGAAGCCCGCGGGCAGCTGGCCCGGTTCCTCTTCTACGGCAGTGATGTGTTCAAGGACATCACCAACCTCTCCGGCGGGGAGTGGACACGGCTGCGCTTCGCGGTGCTGATGCACCGCCGGCCGAATCTGCTCATTCTCGATGAGCCGACGAACCATCTCGATATTGATTCCCGCGAGGCGCTGGAGGAAGCGCTGGAGGAATTCCCGGGCACCGTGCTGGCGGTATCCCATGACCGGTATTTCATTAACCGCTGCTTCGGCAAGCTCTGGACGATTGAAGGCGGCCGCTTCTCCTCCTTC encodes:
- a CDS encoding BMP family ABC transporter substrate-binding protein: MKKRGQGFKFSLVSMFLLAVVLTGCGNNNTASNTNAAATEAPAATNTAAATDAAATTEPAAEKPKVAFVYIGPPGDGGYTYQHDQGRLYMEEQLGIKADFVENVPESADAERIITELAQNHDIVFTTSFGYMDFTLNVAGKFPNVKFLHASGYKTAENMGTYFGKNYQASYLSGIAAGKMTTKNHLGYVGAFPISEVIYNLNAFTLGAQSVNPDIKVDVVWTNTWYDPATERQAAISLLDKGADVLLAYQDSPATLQAAAERGAYAGGNDSDMSKYAPDNYLTNPVWNWGPYYVKAVQSVMDGTWKSEQYSGDMADGMVELAPFGNKVPDDVKQLVEDAKAKIISGELDVFTGPISDNKGNLVVQDGQKLTLEEVLGMNWLVKGVEGTIPQ
- a CDS encoding amidase family protein — protein: MEALQNQYGAFIAPELRVPACGRGTLDGLSFAVKDVFAVAGHRSSAGNPDWLRSHEPAAVHAAAVHKLLSAGASLRGAAHTDELMYSLGGENYHYGTPVNPQGAGRIPGGSSSGSAVAVASGSVDFALGTDTGGSIRVPAAYCGVYGFRPTHGAVEMDGVIPLAPGFDTAGWIAGSAERLLRVGKVLLGNTAAIAGGSSGPGDYSGEQGHAGGNSSGTGQDLCDPKSGISRMYIPAECWALVEQDCAAYLERGVERLQAGASLQVIETEIAPEGLKTWMDVFRELQGAEIWATHGTWIERERPVFGPDIAARFSWAAGLAGADHGRAGSMRRELAERLRSLLRNDGCLVIPTVPGPAPRRGGEPAQLERNRSGAMMLCCLAGLAGLPQITLPVAGPEGLPLGLSVIGGHEQDLSLLSWVQAVWE
- the ggt gene encoding gamma-glutamyltransferase, giving the protein MVVSPHYLASAAGARILERGGNAFDAAVAISGTLAVVYPHMTGLGGDAFWLTYSAADRRVRAYNGSGRSGYAVRRDCYAGEAAIPRRGVRSAITVPGMADSWEAVQREYGRLTLAEVLEPAIGYCTGGFPLSPDQHGGSVLAGAALSAEAAAIYLPGGRVPAAGSRFVQRQLGRTLMTLAAGGRDAFYKGKIAEEISEYMRKAGGYLTKEDFADHQGNWEEPLAADYHGLTVYQVPPNSQGFTALMALNILERYNFAEIGHGSYEYYHLLVEALKLSFRDRDRVLTDPAFSRIPLERLLDKGYAAELAASISLRQALAYDSEPVGRDTAYAAVVDSEGNAVSFIQSLYFEFGSGAVAGETGILLQNRGSFFSLDPQHVNTLEPHKRSFHTLMPAMACRDGKPVYLYGTQGGEGQPQTQTLLLTRMLHYGMDPQTAVNEPRFVWGRTWGEPTQELRVENRVADHVLAGLSAAGHLVRTAGSYDGIMGHAHAIAVDGNGYLSGGTDPRCDGAAIGW
- the abc-f gene encoding ribosomal protection-like ABC-F family protein; this encodes MIISCQNVQKYHGAQLVLENITFEIRQGEKIGLIGRNGCGKTTLFHLLSGEERPDQGQISIRRGSVIGLLAQIQEAHDSETVYDVLQRSFAEPLAWQRRLRELEQEMSAPGAEADEAGWGSLLKEYGTLQEKFEAAGGYEIESSIQRVAAGLGIGAHQYDRRFATLSGGEKTKIGLAELLLRRPDILLLDEPTNHLDMEAIEWLEQFLQSYDGTVLAISHDRYFLDAVVKKVIEIEDGEAFTFHANYSGYQIEKEARLLQQFADYQEQQKKIKQMQESIKRLIEWGKLNPQNVSFPRRAASMQKALDRMVKVKRPVLERKSMDLQLQQDDRTGNQVVILEQISKAYGDRKLFSTASDILRYGETTALIGGNGAGKSTLLRIILGQETPDSGSCTLAARAVVGYLAQEAVPEENGQSVLRYFREEAGLEEGEARGQLARFLFYGSDVFKDITNLSGGEWTRLRFAVLMHRRPNLLILDEPTNHLDIDSREALEEALEEFPGTVLAVSHDRYFINRCFGKLWTIEGGRFSSFSGNYEYYKEKQAGAAVQPSAAGKPAGRADIPFKAKASPAANGVRSRSSEHSASGAASRKPRPAAAWEQDIAAAEARLASIDAEMLDPQHASDALKLAGLQETRDGAQQQLDDLYSSWLSEADK
- a CDS encoding PH domain-containing protein, with amino-acid sequence MTIFNGLLGNATQVQLSDVQREYAQILAPQEKIERAYKLIRDMFIFTDKRLILIDKQGVTGKKTEYHSIPYRSITHYSVETAGHFDLDAELCIYVSGAALPLKKTFNKSVNIYEVQAVLSQYILK
- a CDS encoding PucR family transcriptional regulator, producing MHLTVEEALSIYPLSEAKLIAGSKGKHRIVKSINVMDAPDISDWIKEGEMLLTTAYLIKDSLEDASALLHTLNRRGSAGLGIKLGRFWETVPETLIAEAETLNFPLIELPFQFTFSDQMNGLFRAKLSRSTTMLQSIMEKQRKLMRLALRSGRSRPLLESVSEIIGYKLAVINARGAAVFNNSGHSEAELLEGWPWQHRNQRFRTGQGTGYRIPLLHGGKCSGYLLYCAVDSLLLPVEESLFIQGAELVSYHIHAGFEDYFEQAGHREFSALLRRCLNDGMSSNELSQAARKLEVTLLQAPFQLLLTDVAAAGETRQGELLRLKEEYIEHPELHGLGAIHLMMDEGLLSLYPGSPHTPERFRELITECFHKLNFDKGYYPRAAISGVKAKPEGLKEAFAEIKECMGMAQHWGSPGNVVHYRQLELSLLLNRIPSETMERYCNGSLRGLLSREPEYVKEMLHTLEVYLDNDGHVNETAKKLFIHRNTATYRIEKLSELLDVDFRKIDDLMRLKLVFLFRKMLERE